One stretch of Limisphaerales bacterium DNA includes these proteins:
- a CDS encoding metallophosphoesterase, with protein MSKRGWKKWVAVGDNHGAMIDKGARLAFLKFVDHYQPDLKIHVGDNFDFAGLRQGISNEDSAAADDLTDDLVQGFCFLEAYAPHVYLLGNHEDRLWRIRESHSNGAMRFAAAEVIERIEKQCRRTKTKLYEYHAETGVHRVAEGKLAFTHGYSANMNAVKEAATHYAARGGTIIMGHIHRVEVQTGRRQGGTWGYSIGCLADFGRMRYAKNRLATAAWENAWAFGVYKGCTTITWLARRCGPHWVLPTGLEEF; from the coding sequence ATGAGCAAAAGAGGATGGAAAAAATGGGTGGCCGTGGGCGACAACCACGGCGCGATGATCGACAAGGGCGCGCGCCTCGCGTTCCTTAAATTCGTTGACCACTACCAGCCGGATCTAAAGATCCACGTCGGCGACAACTTCGACTTCGCCGGCCTCCGCCAAGGCATCAGCAACGAAGACAGCGCCGCCGCCGATGACCTCACCGACGACCTCGTGCAAGGCTTCTGCTTTCTCGAAGCCTACGCCCCCCACGTCTACCTGCTAGGCAACCACGAAGACCGCCTCTGGCGTATCCGCGAAAGCCACAGCAACGGCGCGATGCGCTTCGCCGCCGCCGAAGTCATCGAGCGCATCGAAAAACAATGCCGCCGCACTAAAACGAAGCTTTACGAATACCACGCCGAAACGGGCGTGCATCGCGTCGCCGAAGGCAAACTGGCCTTTACGCACGGGTACAGCGCGAACATGAATGCCGTGAAAGAAGCGGCCACGCACTACGCCGCGCGAGGCGGCACCATCATCATGGGCCACATTCACCGCGTCGAAGTCCAAACCGGCCGCCGCCAAGGCGGCACTTGGGGTTACTCCATCGGATGCCTCGCCGACTTTGGCCGGATGCGATACGCCAAGAACCGGCTGGCAACCGCCGCGTGGGAAAACGCCTGGGCCTTTGGAGTCTACAAAGGATGCACCACCATCACATGGCTCGCCCGCCGCTGCGGCCCGCATTGGGTTTTACCCACCGGCTTGGAAGAATTTTGA